CGAATCGAGCCGCAGATCGACGCCGCTCGCCTGCCACCAGCGCGAGTTCAGGCCGACGTATTGATCGTAAGGCGCGTTGACGAACACGCGGAACGTGACGCCCGTGCCGTCCTTGTCGAGCGAAAAGCCGACGACCTGGCCCACCTGCACGCGCCGGTAGTAGACCGGCGAGCCGATGTCGATCGAGCCGAGCGAATCGCCGCGCAGCACGTACTGCGTGCCCTTCTGGTCGCCCGTGACGGCGGGCGGCGTTTCGAGCCCGGTGAAAGATTTCTCGGTCTCTTCCGAGCGGCCCGCGTCGACGCCGATGTACGCGCCCGACAGCAGCGTGCCGAGCCCCGACACGCCCGTCGCGCCGATGCGCGGGCGCACGACCCAGAAGCGCGTGCCCTTCACGGCGAAGTTCTCGGCTTCCTTCTTCAACTGAACCTCGACGAGCACGTGCGACAGATCCTTCGACAGCTTGATCGTCTTGACCATTCCGATCTCGACGTCCTTGTACTTGACCTGCGTCTTGCCGGGCTCGAGGCCCTCGGCGCTCTTGAAGCTGATCGTGACCTCCGGCCCGCGCTCGAGCACCGATTTGACGACGAGCCCGATGCCGATCAGCGCGGCGACGAGCGGCACGAGCCACACGAGCGACGGCAGCCAGCCGGAGCGCCGCGTGATCACGGGCTCGGGAAGTACCGGCGGCTCGCCGCCGGGCGGGGTGGGAGGGGCCGCGTTCGGGTCGTGTTGCGGGCCTTGCGGTCTATTCATGAGGATTCCCTGAGTTTTCTACGTTGTCCCAGATGAGACGCGGATCGAATTGCATCGACGCGAGCATCGTCAGGATCACGACGGAGCCGAACGCGAGCGCGCCGGGGCCCGCCGTGATCACCGCGAGCGAGCGGAAATGGACGAGCGCGACCGTCAGCGTGACGACGAAGATGTCGAGCATCGACCAGCGGCCGATCCGCTCGACGATCCGGTAGAGCTTGGTGCGCTGCATCGGCCGCCACGCGGAGCGGCGCTGCGCGGTGTAGACGAGGATCGCGAGCACGCCGAGCTTCATCATCGGCACGAGAATGCTCGCGACGAACACGACGACGGCGAGCGGCCATTCGCCCGACGTCCAGAAATAGACGACGCCGCTCATGATCGTGTCTTCCTGCGAGCCGACGATCGACGCGGTGCGCATGATCGGCAGCAGGTTCGCCGGAATGTAGAGGATCGCGGCGGCGATCAGCAGCGCGAGCGTGCGCGCGATGCTGTCCGGCGTGCGCGAGTGCAGCGCGGCGCCGCAGCGCGCGCAGTGCTCGGGCCTGTCGTGCGAGCCGGGCGAAGCCGGCGACGGCCGCGCGAGTTTCTGCACGTGGCCGCATGCATGGCAGCTTGCCATGCCGGCGCGCGCGGCGGTAACGATTTCGGTCATCGCGCGCCCGCCTCGTCGGTCGGGCCGGGCGCCGCGCCGGCCGCGCGCCCGCGCAGCGAATCGGCGACGTCCCACAGCGTGCGCGGATCGAACATCACGACCACGGCGAGCATCAGCGTGAGCGCCGCGAACGCGAAGAGGGCGGCCTCGGGGACCACGCGCGCGAGGCTCACCATCTTGACGATGGTCACGAGGATGCCGAGCATGAACACCTCGATCATCCCCCACGGGCGCACGAACTGGATCGCGCGCAGCACGCCGTTGAAGCCGGGCGGAACCGCGCCCGAGCGCAGCGGAAAGAGCACGTAGAGCAGCGCGGACATCTCGACGAGCGGAAACAGCAGCGTCGAGCAGAACACCATCACCGCGACGAGCGGCATCCCCTGATTCCACATCGCCTCGAGCGCGCCGAAGAGCGTCGTCTGCACGCGCATGCCGTTCACGTCCATTTCGAGGATCGGGAAGCCCTGCGCGATCAGGAACGTGATCAGCGCGCCCG
Above is a window of Burkholderia thailandensis E264 DNA encoding:
- a CDS encoding paraquat-inducible protein A translates to MTEIVTAARAGMASCHACGHVQKLARPSPASPGSHDRPEHCARCGAALHSRTPDSIARTLALLIAAAILYIPANLLPIMRTASIVGSQEDTIMSGVVYFWTSGEWPLAVVVFVASILVPMMKLGVLAILVYTAQRRSAWRPMQRTKLYRIVERIGRWSMLDIFVVTLTVALVHFRSLAVITAGPGALAFGSVVILTMLASMQFDPRLIWDNVENSGNPHE
- a CDS encoding paraquat-inducible protein A is translated as MDRNTLIACHECDALLHKPRLSGKDTARCPRCDALLYRSGSAQVDRICALTTGALITFLIAQGFPILEMDVNGMRVQTTLFGALEAMWNQGMPLVAVMVFCSTLLFPLVEMSALLYVLFPLRSGAVPPGFNGVLRAIQFVRPWGMIEVFMLGILVTIVKMVSLARVVPEAALFAFAALTLMLAVVVMFDPRTLWDVADSLRGRAAGAAPGPTDEAGAR